A single Anatilimnocola floriformis DNA region contains:
- a CDS encoding MotA/TolQ/ExbB proton channel family protein, with the protein MSQPAHKQNALWSLISGVGWPLMFGLGMSAVFYALLLKGPLHHPALVRYFAGHPINMIETTLFCVGIAGLVLKALDVLRQQSSLGGVTLGEQAGPQPVSVVGELLDKLAALPKKVQESYLGRRLCQGLEIVERNGSADRLEEELKYLSDMDSNRQQESFSLIRIVIWAIPMLGFLGTVTGITDALSHLGGSLGNHADGGNGMEAAMQGLLSGLYVKFDSTAIALCFSIFLVFIQWGIDYFEIELLAQVDSRASQELVGRFEMVGASSDPQLQAIHRMTQLVVAGTEQLVLRQAELWQQSITAAHNSWQQVQQQTGAQLQAALTASLGEVLQQHAVNMAHIEQSSTEQVQRRWEQWQGTLSENAKLLYAQQQEMSRQGELMTQAIRASGEVVQLERALNSNLGALAGAKNFEETVMSLAAAIHLLNSRLGRSDAAHLDLNSQSRSRAA; encoded by the coding sequence GTGTCGCAACCAGCCCACAAGCAAAACGCTCTCTGGTCGTTGATCAGCGGCGTTGGTTGGCCCCTCATGTTTGGCCTCGGGATGTCTGCGGTGTTTTATGCACTGCTGCTCAAAGGGCCGTTGCATCATCCCGCCCTCGTGCGTTATTTCGCCGGTCACCCGATCAACATGATCGAGACCACGCTCTTCTGCGTGGGTATCGCTGGCTTGGTGCTCAAAGCGCTCGACGTGCTGCGGCAACAAAGCTCGCTCGGCGGCGTAACGCTTGGCGAACAAGCTGGCCCACAGCCGGTTAGCGTCGTTGGCGAATTGCTCGACAAACTCGCCGCCCTGCCGAAGAAAGTGCAAGAGTCTTATCTCGGGCGCCGCTTGTGCCAGGGGCTCGAGATCGTCGAGCGCAACGGCTCGGCCGATCGGCTCGAAGAAGAATTGAAATACCTGTCCGACATGGACAGCAACCGTCAGCAAGAAAGTTTCTCGCTGATTCGGATCGTGATCTGGGCCATTCCGATGCTCGGGTTTCTCGGTACGGTGACCGGTATCACCGACGCCCTCAGCCACCTCGGTGGCAGCCTGGGAAATCACGCTGACGGCGGCAACGGCATGGAGGCAGCCATGCAGGGGTTGCTCTCCGGCTTGTACGTGAAGTTCGACAGCACCGCGATCGCGCTCTGCTTCTCGATCTTCCTCGTCTTCATTCAATGGGGCATCGATTATTTCGAAATCGAATTGCTTGCTCAGGTCGACTCGCGGGCTTCGCAAGAACTCGTCGGCCGCTTTGAAATGGTCGGCGCTTCGAGCGATCCACAACTCCAAGCCATTCACCGCATGACTCAACTCGTCGTCGCTGGCACCGAACAACTCGTCCTCCGCCAAGCCGAACTCTGGCAACAATCGATCACGGCTGCACACAACAGTTGGCAACAAGTGCAGCAGCAAACCGGTGCGCAACTGCAAGCCGCGCTCACGGCATCGCTGGGCGAAGTGCTGCAGCAACACGCCGTGAACATGGCTCACATCGAACAATCGTCGACCGAACAAGTTCAGCGTCGCTGGGAGCAGTGGCAAGGAACGCTCTCGGAAAACGCCAAGCTCCTCTACGCGCAGCAACAAGAGATGTCGCGCCAGGGAGAACTGATGACGCAAGCCATTCGCGCTTCCGGCGAAGTTGTGCAGCTCGAACGAGCGCTCAACAGCAACCTGGGTGCGCTGGCCGGGGCGAAGAACTTCGAAGAAACCGTCATGAGCCTGGCCGCGGCCATTCACCTGCTCAACAGCCGTCTGGGCCGCAGCGATGCTGCTCATCTGGACCTTAATTCACAATCTCGGAGCCGCGCGGCATGA
- a CDS encoding methyltransferase: MPSPALPRSLYPVEPPRPAEQLLIDYLPKLKGERVLCTTLGRGQFATAVADRNANARVVCWFLDLFAQQQSAQQIGARSDQFQLLCQPNPPDEKFDLAALPFQRQGEVELVRDQLQLAHERLDIGGTLVASTDNATDSWLNEQLQALFDKVSRHAVTGGVIYVAVKNKPLKKMKNFACEFAFRDNERLIHLRSRPGVFSHRSLDTGARALMESMHLTPGVRVLDIGCGSGAVAMAAALRGEGITAHGIDSNPRAVEALQWAAARNETSAVTASVDCDGSTLEPGTFDLAVGNPPYYSNFRLAEIFIEVARKALKPDGELLLVTKMPDWYERNLSRWFSYFEPAVARQFHVFHCGNLVSGAPDATPAPDAQSSE; the protein is encoded by the coding sequence ATGCCCTCCCCTGCCCTTCCCCGCTCGCTTTATCCCGTCGAACCGCCACGACCGGCCGAGCAGTTGCTCATCGACTACTTACCGAAACTGAAAGGTGAGCGGGTCCTCTGCACCACGCTGGGGCGCGGGCAATTTGCCACGGCTGTTGCCGATCGAAATGCCAACGCGCGTGTGGTTTGTTGGTTTCTCGATCTCTTTGCCCAGCAGCAAAGCGCGCAACAAATCGGCGCCCGCTCCGATCAATTCCAACTCCTCTGCCAGCCCAATCCGCCGGACGAAAAGTTCGACCTCGCTGCCCTCCCCTTTCAACGTCAAGGAGAAGTCGAACTCGTCCGCGATCAATTGCAACTCGCGCACGAACGACTCGACATCGGCGGCACGCTCGTCGCGTCGACCGACAATGCGACCGACAGTTGGTTGAATGAACAACTGCAAGCGCTGTTCGACAAAGTCTCGCGCCATGCCGTGACTGGCGGCGTGATCTATGTCGCCGTGAAAAATAAGCCGTTGAAGAAGATGAAGAACTTTGCCTGCGAATTTGCCTTTCGCGACAACGAGCGTTTGATTCACCTCCGCAGCCGACCCGGCGTCTTTAGCCATCGTAGCCTCGACACCGGCGCCCGCGCGCTGATGGAATCGATGCACTTAACGCCGGGTGTGCGCGTGCTCGACATCGGCTGCGGCAGCGGCGCGGTGGCGATGGCGGCTGCACTTCGCGGCGAAGGGATCACCGCCCACGGCATCGACAGCAATCCCCGCGCGGTCGAAGCTTTGCAATGGGCTGCCGCTCGCAACGAGACCAGCGCCGTCACCGCTTCCGTTGATTGCGATGGCAGCACACTCGAACCGGGCACGTTCGATCTCGCCGTCGGCAACCCACCCTATTACAGCAATTTCCGCCTGGCCGAAATTTTCATCGAAGTCGCGCGCAAGGCTCTCAAGCCCGATGGCGAATTGTTGCTCGTCACCAAGATGCCTGATTGGTACGAGCGAAATCTTTCACGCTGGTTCAGTTACTTCGAGCCGGCGGTCGCCCGGCAGTTCCACGTCTTTCATTGCGGCAACCTCGTCTCTGGAGCCCCGGACGCGACGCCCGCGCCGGATGCTCAATCGTCCGAGTGA
- a CDS encoding pseudouridine synthase has translation MTRQRRHKSSKSSGSSRAGQQSDAGRGESGSERLQKVLAAAGVASRRDCEELIREGRVEVDRKVVTELGTRVDPVAQEIRVDGEALKQPKRVYYALNKPMDVVCTNFDPSGRTRVIDLVPDNERVFAVGRLDRASEGLILLTNDGNFSNHITHPRYGVEKTYIVRVAGRPGPEELAKLRRGVHLAEGFCKVESVTVKSRHKQSADLLIVLDEGRNREIRRVLAKVGHKVIRLKRIAVGDLKLGALEEGEWRKLTQGEIDGLLAITRKKRKDKKKPPPREAEAAPQEEAAEEVRVARPKKVAPAKNAAAPAKSGATPAKIAADPTKPKPLTAKEIADRVLAGEDFEDMEDDFEELLNGEDEDGDLEEEDLGEDDDLDDDDFGDDDEDLIEQTYIREEIKDDGRPPRSGPAPRGDVLDFDEEGPPPLQSRKVREQRSSFKPPASKPQGPKSPAGRAPASRAPAGRGPAGRAPAAKGDRPLRAEPRTSHRRRGEEQTGVGQSFRRGQKHRMTHEERIEAGNRRAEERRSAEGRGGEGRGRGRDERGRDERDPRDSQTGKPRRPGKLVPNRPQEDRGARGKYPGKSFGKGKKFEGGGGGGRGAKTIFGKRIKKKGRG, from the coding sequence ATGACACGCCAGCGTCGCCACAAATCCTCCAAGTCATCTGGTTCATCACGCGCGGGGCAACAGTCCGACGCCGGTCGTGGAGAGTCGGGGAGCGAACGCCTGCAGAAAGTGCTGGCAGCGGCAGGAGTCGCTAGCCGCCGTGACTGCGAAGAATTGATCCGCGAAGGTCGCGTCGAGGTCGACCGCAAAGTGGTCACCGAGCTCGGCACTCGGGTCGATCCGGTCGCCCAAGAAATTCGTGTCGATGGCGAAGCGCTCAAGCAGCCGAAGCGCGTCTATTACGCGCTCAATAAGCCGATGGACGTCGTCTGCACAAACTTCGACCCCTCGGGCCGGACGCGGGTGATCGATCTGGTTCCCGATAACGAGCGGGTCTTCGCCGTGGGCCGCCTCGATCGCGCGAGCGAAGGTTTGATCCTGCTCACCAACGACGGCAATTTTTCGAACCACATCACGCATCCTCGCTACGGTGTCGAGAAGACCTACATCGTGCGCGTCGCTGGTCGGCCTGGTCCCGAGGAACTTGCCAAGCTCCGCCGCGGCGTGCACCTGGCCGAAGGTTTTTGCAAGGTTGAATCGGTCACGGTTAAAAGCCGACACAAACAAAGCGCCGATTTGCTGATCGTGCTCGATGAAGGCCGTAACCGCGAAATCCGTCGCGTTCTCGCCAAGGTTGGCCACAAGGTCATCCGCCTGAAACGTATCGCCGTCGGCGATCTCAAGCTCGGCGCATTGGAAGAAGGCGAATGGCGGAAGCTGACTCAAGGCGAGATCGATGGTCTGCTGGCCATCACTCGCAAGAAGCGCAAGGACAAAAAGAAGCCACCGCCGCGTGAAGCCGAAGCTGCTCCGCAAGAAGAAGCTGCCGAGGAAGTCCGCGTAGCACGGCCAAAAAAGGTGGCTCCGGCGAAGAACGCCGCAGCTCCCGCAAAGAGTGGAGCGACTCCTGCGAAGATCGCAGCTGACCCAACTAAGCCGAAACCTTTGACGGCGAAAGAAATTGCCGATCGAGTTCTGGCCGGCGAAGACTTCGAGGACATGGAAGATGACTTCGAAGAACTGCTCAACGGCGAAGACGAAGACGGCGACCTGGAGGAAGAGGATCTGGGGGAAGACGATGACCTCGATGATGACGACTTCGGCGATGACGATGAAGATCTGATCGAGCAGACTTACATCCGCGAAGAGATCAAGGACGACGGCCGGCCGCCTCGTTCTGGTCCGGCTCCGCGCGGCGATGTGCTCGATTTCGATGAAGAAGGTCCACCGCCGCTGCAGTCGCGCAAAGTGCGCGAGCAGCGCTCGTCATTCAAGCCACCCGCTTCGAAGCCCCAAGGCCCGAAGTCACCCGCTGGTCGAGCTCCCGCCAGCCGGGCCCCTGCCGGTCGCGGGCCTGCAGGCAGAGCACCTGCTGCCAAGGGCGATCGCCCTCTCCGCGCCGAACCACGCACCAGCCATCGCCGTCGCGGTGAAGAGCAAACTGGAGTCGGCCAATCGTTCCGCCGTGGCCAAAAGCATCGCATGACGCACGAGGAGCGAATCGAAGCTGGCAACCGCCGCGCCGAAGAACGTCGCAGTGCCGAAGGTCGCGGCGGTGAAGGCCGTGGCCGCGGTCGCGATGAACGAGGCCGTGACGAACGTGATCCACGCGATTCGCAAACCGGCAAGCCTCGTCGTCCCGGCAAGCTCGTGCCGAATCGTCCGCAGGAAGATCGTGGCGCACGGGGTAAATATCCGGGCAAGAGTTTTGGCAAAGGTAAGAAGTTCGAAGGTGGCGGTGGTGGCGGCCGCGGCGCGAAGACCATCTTCGGCAAACGGATTAAGAAGAAAGGCCGCGGTTAA
- a CDS encoding dihydroorotate dehydrogenase electron transfer subunit → MSSAHAPYLADQAVSAAAEIIENVELARDTWRVRFRFPELARRVTPGQFVMLRLAGYNDPLLGRPLAVYDVTAGTDGQPRDVDVVYLVKGKLTSRLCNFLPGQTLEVWGPLGNGFLPTPTDHLIMVAGGIGQTPFLALAKEYLGKTRYGLAQRAVPRANRVTFCYGARTKDYFAGVDDFVGLGVDVRLATDDGSHGRKGFVTDLLRDVLKENSGTPRIVCCGPEPMMEAVAHIAAEHQVPCQVSLETPMACGVGICFTCVARIKEEDGTSDYRRTCVEGPVFDAACIEW, encoded by the coding sequence ATGAGTTCGGCGCACGCACCGTATCTCGCCGACCAGGCGGTTTCTGCAGCGGCAGAGATCATCGAGAATGTCGAACTCGCGCGAGATACCTGGCGGGTTCGGTTTCGCTTTCCAGAGCTTGCGCGCCGCGTCACGCCGGGCCAGTTCGTCATGCTGCGACTCGCCGGATACAACGATCCGCTCCTCGGTCGACCGCTGGCCGTGTACGACGTGACCGCCGGCACCGATGGTCAGCCGCGCGACGTCGATGTCGTTTATCTCGTCAAAGGCAAGCTGACTTCGCGGCTGTGCAATTTTCTGCCGGGGCAAACGTTGGAAGTTTGGGGCCCGCTCGGCAATGGCTTTCTTCCCACGCCCACCGATCATCTCATCATGGTCGCTGGCGGCATCGGACAAACGCCATTTCTCGCATTGGCCAAAGAGTACTTGGGCAAAACTCGGTACGGTCTCGCGCAGCGGGCGGTGCCGCGGGCCAATCGCGTCACCTTTTGCTACGGAGCGCGGACGAAGGACTATTTTGCCGGTGTTGACGATTTTGTCGGCTTGGGAGTGGATGTCCGCCTGGCGACCGATGACGGCAGCCACGGCAGGAAGGGCTTTGTGACGGATTTGTTACGTGACGTGCTGAAAGAAAATTCCGGCACGCCGCGGATCGTTTGTTGCGGCCCCGAACCGATGATGGAAGCCGTGGCCCACATCGCCGCGGAACATCAGGTTCCCTGTCAGGTTTCATTAGAAACACCGATGGCCTGCGGCGTGGGAATCTGCTTTACCTGCGTGGCCCGGATCAAGGAAGAAGATGGCACGAGTGACTATCGCCGTACCTGCGTTGAGGGACCTGTCTTCGACGCAGCTTGCATCGAATGGTAA
- a CDS encoding polyphosphate polymerase domain-containing protein gives MHGNAEPARSEDRHGGKDAQRDAAANSMPTPVRRADHRFGQYEIKFLLGEATAELVKDWARVHMSRDPVAACDERELYPVHSVYLDTPALGVFGRAGALRTRKYRLRRYGNEDTIWLERKAKVRGRVKKRRTAISESELACVYQSAPPEHWSGHWFRRRVALRQLQPVCSVTYERFARVGLTPEGPIRMTLDRAIGGCGLRDLDVNTWDVPRGSLEGLQRLSGLCILELKYPTSLPSLFKGIMSDFALEPLKVSKFRTCMQTWVVPGGQEEASSEDGDSRAVA, from the coding sequence ATGCACGGGAACGCGGAGCCAGCGCGGAGTGAAGACCGCCATGGCGGCAAGGATGCACAGCGCGATGCAGCGGCAAACTCGATGCCGACGCCCGTTCGCCGGGCTGACCATCGGTTTGGACAATACGAGATCAAATTCCTGCTGGGTGAGGCCACGGCCGAACTCGTAAAGGACTGGGCTCGTGTCCACATGTCGCGCGACCCAGTTGCTGCGTGCGACGAGCGCGAGCTCTATCCCGTACACAGCGTGTACCTCGATACACCCGCCCTCGGCGTTTTTGGGCGGGCCGGAGCGCTCCGCACGCGGAAGTATCGTCTGCGCCGTTATGGCAACGAAGACACCATCTGGCTCGAACGTAAAGCCAAGGTCCGCGGCCGCGTGAAAAAACGCCGCACCGCGATCAGCGAAAGTGAGCTGGCCTGCGTCTATCAATCGGCGCCGCCGGAGCACTGGTCGGGACATTGGTTCCGCCGCCGCGTGGCATTGCGCCAACTGCAGCCCGTCTGCTCGGTCACTTACGAACGCTTTGCCCGCGTCGGCCTCACGCCCGAAGGGCCGATTCGCATGACGCTCGACCGCGCCATTGGCGGTTGTGGCCTGCGCGATCTGGATGTGAATACCTGGGACGTGCCCCGTGGTTCGCTAGAGGGCCTGCAACGGCTCAGCGGCCTGTGCATTCTCGAGTTGAAGTATCCCACGTCACTTCCCTCGCTCTTCAAGGGAATCATGAGCGACTTCGCGCTGGAGCCTCTCAAGGTCAGCAAGTTTCGCACTTGCATGCAAACCTGGGTGGTGCCGGGCGGACAGGAAGAAGCGTCGTCAGAAGATGGCGATTCCCGGGCCGTGGCCTGA
- a CDS encoding DUF4956 domain-containing protein: MGTWLHHALFAEESKNLLPWDSILARLVLAFLAGWLVAVAYAWGRRNSLTGTTFPGTLVLMTILIAMVTQVIGDNAARAFGLVGALSIVRFRTVMQDTQDVAYVIFAVAVGMAVGAGQPIVAAMCWLGVSVAATIFRYFPSVNVTTGVAVLHIRLGLGRNPETSLEPVIAEVTTKREMTSVETAKQGAAVDVEYRLQMRPDVSPATLVTKLNQVEGVQQVQFRKHVRDD; encoded by the coding sequence ATGGGAACCTGGCTGCACCACGCATTATTCGCCGAAGAGTCGAAGAATCTCCTCCCGTGGGATTCGATCCTCGCGCGACTCGTTCTCGCCTTTCTCGCCGGCTGGTTGGTGGCCGTGGCGTATGCCTGGGGCCGGCGCAATTCGCTCACGGGCACGACGTTTCCCGGCACGCTAGTGCTGATGACCATTCTTATCGCCATGGTCACGCAAGTGATCGGCGATAATGCAGCCCGTGCGTTCGGACTCGTTGGCGCGCTTTCCATCGTCCGCTTTCGCACGGTGATGCAGGACACGCAGGATGTGGCCTACGTCATCTTTGCTGTGGCCGTTGGCATGGCCGTGGGCGCTGGGCAACCGATTGTCGCTGCCATGTGCTGGCTGGGCGTGTCAGTCGCTGCGACCATCTTTCGCTACTTCCCATCCGTGAATGTGACGACGGGAGTCGCCGTGCTGCACATTCGCCTCGGCCTCGGTCGCAACCCCGAAACTTCGCTCGAACCGGTCATCGCCGAAGTGACCACGAAGCGGGAAATGACGAGCGTCGAAACAGCCAAGCAAGGCGCCGCCGTCGACGTCGAATATCGTTTGCAGATGCGGCCTGATGTCTCGCCGGCAACGCTGGTGACGAAGCTAAACCAAGTGGAAGGTGTGCAGCAGGTGCAGTTCCGCAAGCACGTCCGCGACGACTAA
- a CDS encoding APC family permease, which yields MTKPAQQPLLDPDVQTLPRVLGRFDAITVVIGSIIGSGIFLKAQPVAAQLGSFGPIMAIWIIVGLVTLCGALALAELAAMLPQAGGPYVYLREAYGRLPAFLWGWTEFWIIRTGSLGALACATVLYGDELLNSLKLSDYLPDWLAVHVPLSHGMQAMCALLLTFIVSIINVIGTRWAAWVQNVTSVVKVAFLIFLIVAPFVLLKADVKNLEPIMPANVSLNFWRAMGVAMILVFWPYDGWINIGPVAEEVREPQKNVPIALTVGVMIVIIVYLGANACYHLVLPMSAVAAKDTKVASEVSFQLLGTGGRWLASACVMISAFGALNSNLLAGPRIYFAMARDKLFPAAIRKVHPRFQTPANAVLAQMAWSLVLIIGAYAWTAPSATPAEPVVTTAVDEAAPTEPPTFSLTNWFKAAFIPKNKGPAEAFDALTAFVIFGGQIFYAMAVGAVFVLRRKMPDRPRPYKTWGYPITPAFYLLVFAAALVSLLLDYLPQTAAGSLLILAGVVVYFLVAKPETSTAP from the coding sequence ATGACGAAGCCCGCCCAGCAGCCCCTTCTCGATCCCGATGTGCAAACCCTGCCCCGCGTCCTCGGGCGGTTCGATGCCATTACGGTGGTCATCGGTTCGATCATCGGCAGCGGTATTTTTCTCAAGGCCCAGCCCGTCGCTGCTCAGCTCGGCAGCTTTGGGCCGATCATGGCGATCTGGATTATCGTCGGCCTGGTTACTCTTTGCGGCGCGTTGGCGCTAGCGGAACTCGCCGCCATGCTGCCGCAAGCCGGCGGCCCTTATGTTTATCTGCGCGAAGCCTATGGTCGCTTGCCGGCGTTCCTTTGGGGCTGGACGGAGTTCTGGATCATTCGCACCGGCTCGCTCGGCGCGCTGGCGTGTGCGACGGTCCTCTATGGCGATGAACTGCTGAATTCGCTGAAGCTCAGCGACTATCTGCCTGATTGGCTCGCAGTCCACGTGCCGTTGTCGCACGGCATGCAAGCGATGTGCGCGCTGCTGCTGACCTTCATCGTCTCGATCATCAATGTCATCGGCACGCGCTGGGCTGCCTGGGTGCAAAACGTGACCAGCGTCGTGAAGGTAGCTTTTCTGATCTTCCTGATCGTCGCGCCGTTTGTGCTGCTGAAAGCCGATGTGAAAAACCTCGAGCCGATCATGCCCGCGAATGTGTCGCTGAACTTCTGGCGGGCGATGGGCGTGGCGATGATCCTCGTCTTCTGGCCGTACGACGGCTGGATCAACATCGGCCCGGTGGCGGAAGAAGTTCGCGAGCCGCAAAAGAACGTCCCGATCGCGCTCACTGTCGGCGTAATGATCGTGATCATCGTTTACCTCGGAGCGAACGCCTGTTATCACCTCGTGCTGCCGATGTCCGCCGTCGCGGCGAAGGACACGAAGGTTGCGTCAGAAGTCTCGTTTCAACTGCTCGGCACGGGCGGCCGCTGGCTCGCTTCGGCGTGCGTGATGATCTCAGCCTTCGGGGCGCTCAATTCCAATCTGCTCGCGGGACCGCGAATCTATTTTGCGATGGCCCGCGACAAGCTCTTCCCTGCCGCGATTCGAAAAGTGCATCCTCGCTTTCAAACGCCGGCGAATGCAGTCCTCGCGCAAATGGCCTGGTCCTTGGTGCTCATCATCGGCGCTTATGCGTGGACCGCGCCGTCAGCGACTCCGGCTGAACCCGTTGTCACTACTGCTGTCGACGAGGCAGCGCCCACAGAACCGCCGACATTCAGCCTAACGAACTGGTTTAAAGCTGCCTTCATTCCTAAGAACAAAGGCCCAGCCGAAGCGTTCGATGCACTCACCGCGTTCGTGATCTTCGGCGGGCAGATTTTTTACGCGATGGCGGTTGGCGCGGTCTTTGTCTTGCGGCGCAAGATGCCAGATCGCCCGCGTCCGTACAAAACGTGGGGCTATCCGATCACGCCGGCGTTCTACTTGCTGGTCTTCGCTGCGGCGCTAGTCAGTTTGCTCCTCGATTACCTGCCGCAAACCGCTGCCGGCAGTCTGCTGATTCTCGCGGGCGTGGTGGTTTACTTTCTCGTAGCCAAGCCGGAAACGAGCACGGCGCCATGA
- a CDS encoding DNA alkylation repair protein, producing the protein MKKKAAPKSAKPAKEESAAAIVEELRKLGDPKIKSVLLKHGAQEPFFGTRISDMKPIQKRIKKNYELANELYATGISDAMYLAGLIADESQMTKTDLQKWLDAASWSMLSEFTVPWVAADGPHGWELAQKWIDKKDEKTAACGWTTLSNLVAVKADEELDFDALQTLLERVQKTIHRQPNRVRSAMNNFVIACGSYLRPLTATAQKVAKEIGVVEVDMGDTSCQVPFAPEYIAKMHARGTLGKKKKTCRC; encoded by the coding sequence ATGAAGAAGAAAGCCGCACCCAAATCGGCGAAGCCAGCCAAAGAAGAATCGGCTGCTGCGATCGTCGAAGAGCTGCGCAAACTCGGCGATCCAAAGATAAAGAGTGTCCTGCTGAAGCACGGCGCGCAGGAACCGTTCTTCGGCACTCGCATTTCGGACATGAAGCCGATCCAAAAGCGGATCAAGAAGAACTACGAGCTGGCGAATGAGTTGTACGCCACCGGCATTTCCGATGCGATGTATCTCGCGGGTCTGATTGCTGATGAATCGCAGATGACGAAAACCGATCTGCAAAAGTGGCTCGATGCAGCGTCGTGGTCGATGCTCAGCGAATTCACCGTGCCGTGGGTCGCCGCGGATGGTCCACATGGCTGGGAACTGGCGCAGAAGTGGATCGATAAAAAGGACGAGAAGACCGCGGCATGCGGCTGGACCACACTCAGCAACCTCGTCGCCGTGAAGGCCGATGAAGAACTCGATTTCGATGCATTGCAAACGTTGCTCGAGCGGGTGCAGAAAACCATCCATCGGCAGCCAAACCGCGTGCGTAGCGCGATGAATAACTTCGTCATCGCCTGTGGTAGTTACCTGCGGCCGCTAACCGCAACGGCGCAAAAAGTGGCGAAGGAGATTGGCGTCGTCGAGGTCGACATGGGCGATACTTCTTGCCAAGTGCCGTTCGCGCCCGAATACATCGCTAAAATGCACGCCCGGGGAACGCTTGGAAAAAAGAAGAAGACGTGCAGGTGCTAA
- a CDS encoding Nif3-like dinuclear metal center hexameric protein, giving the protein MTTIADISDFLETFAPRRLAAEWDNVGLLAGDPQQPVTKIMTCLTITPASAAEAIRERAELIVTHHPLPFHALKRLTTEQTPTRLLWQLVRAGVAIYSPHTAFDSAAAGINQQLAEGLGLQQIQPLVAAKNDPAGLGSGRYGKLPAAIPLRELAAKLRSFLKIQGLHAVGADDARVQTIAVACGSAGSFLADAARAGCDTLVTGETQFHTCLEAEATSMNLLLPGHFASERFACERLAEVLSKPFPNLTIWPSKAEADPLRWIG; this is encoded by the coding sequence ATGACCACGATCGCCGACATTAGTGATTTTCTGGAAACCTTCGCGCCGCGGCGACTCGCGGCGGAGTGGGATAACGTCGGTCTGCTCGCTGGCGATCCGCAGCAGCCGGTCACAAAAATCATGACCTGCCTCACGATCACTCCGGCCAGCGCTGCCGAAGCGATTCGTGAGCGGGCTGAGCTGATTGTGACTCATCATCCCCTCCCCTTTCATGCGCTCAAACGCCTGACGACCGAACAAACACCCACTCGCCTGTTATGGCAATTGGTCCGCGCGGGCGTGGCGATCTACAGCCCGCACACGGCCTTCGACTCCGCGGCGGCGGGCATCAATCAGCAGCTCGCCGAAGGGTTGGGGCTGCAGCAAATCCAACCGCTAGTCGCGGCCAAGAACGATCCCGCTGGTTTGGGATCGGGCCGTTATGGCAAGTTGCCGGCAGCGATTCCGTTGCGCGAGCTAGCCGCAAAGTTGCGGAGTTTTTTGAAGATCCAAGGTCTGCATGCCGTTGGCGCCGATGACGCGCGCGTGCAAACCATCGCCGTTGCTTGCGGCAGCGCGGGGAGTTTTTTGGCCGATGCCGCGCGGGCCGGTTGCGATACGCTCGTTACTGGTGAGACGCAGTTTCATACTTGTCTCGAAGCGGAGGCGACCAGCATGAATTTGCTCCTGCCAGGTCACTTTGCCAGTGAACGTTTTGCCTGTGAACGCCTGGCCGAAGTATTGAGCAAACCGTTTCCAAATTTGACGATCTGGCCGAGCAAGGCGGAGGCCGATCCGCTGCGATGGATCGGCTAA